The Rhodocytophaga rosea genome has a segment encoding these proteins:
- a CDS encoding glycoside hydrolase family 3 N-terminal domain-containing protein, translating into MFKISFIGLSLVLLSFCSFGQIIPQDTISNSFTLKDFYQYNPLLERRVDSVFNTLTDAQRAGQMIIPAAGKLGKPTTVINQLVKEQKLGGVLLLGGNTTDFKQLVISLNKQNKGLPLLYSADAEPSLINRKIGGTQKVKNTADIKSVEDARLTAGIINKDLLDMGIRHNFAPACDMTTTNEAIGNRSFGSNRDTVVWFSDAFIQTTQEVGIVATAKHFPGHGFVKGDTHAKLVYIDGELKEVDTYRPLITSGVLSVMVGHIAIKNNEIYQTDGLPASCSRKIVTDLLQHELGFKGIVVTDAMNMGALSKIPQATFKAVQAGCDMILMPPNENSLHASIVQEMKANETFKNQIHTSVKKIIRLKICLELL; encoded by the coding sequence ATGTTTAAAATATCTTTCATTGGCCTTTCTTTGGTGTTACTTTCTTTTTGTTCCTTTGGACAAATTATTCCCCAGGACACAATCAGTAATTCATTCACTTTAAAAGACTTTTACCAGTATAATCCCCTTCTGGAAAGGCGGGTGGATTCTGTTTTTAATACCTTAACAGATGCCCAGCGGGCAGGCCAGATGATTATACCGGCCGCCGGCAAACTGGGTAAGCCTACTACAGTTATCAACCAACTGGTAAAAGAGCAGAAACTGGGAGGCGTTTTATTATTAGGTGGAAATACTACTGATTTTAAACAACTGGTAATCAGTCTAAATAAGCAAAATAAGGGTTTGCCTTTACTCTATAGTGCCGATGCTGAACCGAGCCTTATCAACCGCAAGATTGGTGGCACCCAGAAAGTGAAAAACACAGCTGATATTAAAAGTGTAGAAGACGCCAGGCTTACGGCCGGAATTATTAACAAAGATTTGTTAGACATGGGTATCCGTCACAATTTCGCTCCCGCCTGTGACATGACCACTACAAATGAAGCCATCGGCAACCGGAGTTTTGGCAGCAACAGAGATACGGTGGTATGGTTTAGTGATGCGTTTATCCAGACTACCCAGGAAGTAGGGATTGTCGCAACTGCAAAGCACTTTCCTGGGCATGGCTTTGTAAAAGGCGACACTCATGCGAAACTTGTGTATATAGATGGAGAACTAAAAGAAGTAGACACATACCGCCCGTTAATCACCAGTGGTGTGTTAAGTGTAATGGTAGGGCATATTGCTATAAAAAATAATGAAATATACCAGACGGATGGATTACCTGCCAGTTGCTCCAGGAAAATTGTAACGGATCTACTCCAGCATGAACTGGGATTTAAGGGAATAGTGGTAACAGATGCTATGAATATGGGCGCTTTATCTAAAATTCCACAAGCTACTTTTAAGGCGGTACAAGCCGGTTGCGATATGATCCTCATGCCACCCAACGAAAATTCTCTGCATGCGTCCATTGTGCAGGAAATGAAGGCGAATGAGACTTTTAAGAATCAGATACATACCTCCGTAAAAAAAATCATCCGGCTGAAAATCTGCCTGGAGCTATTATAG
- a CDS encoding PAS domain S-box protein, which translates to MQSLVYKNKAQLIEEIERLRQQLASIQQPVDQPELAEAIPVSSLTDYNSAQHTTDRSWVKNESQEYDQNYRAIFNASTDAIFIFSRNGYILDVNESALQVYQATKHELVGLQADVFCKKYDYRLDKLSAFLEEAWQEKSVKLEWEGKTPSGQLLAREIIFKKGMYRGEEVIITYGKDISDRRLAEKTIRESESRFRTLANHAPVLLRMTDEHNRFYYFSKQWLQFTGRTLKKERDMGWLSQVQPDDAAMVSDTLAAAFRKKKNIEVTYRLKRKDGTYRWILDNGTPHYDAEDRFKGYIFSAIDITERKLAEEEKQREEALRNADETFHKALEEVNLVALRVEKDGTISFCNTYLLNATGFTREEVIGKNFFDFFVPAYEREIRREEFARALKNGGFFENVERSMLTRDGKVRFIQFSSVLLNSQEGEITGITRIGEDITDKRKVAETLIRNQAQLQDLFDNANDLIQIISMRGDILFVNKAWKEKLGYKNSEIETMNLKDIVHPDYGKSTLRMFRRIVKGEKLFKFQTVFVSKEGKSIHLAGSVSCKYEDGRPTAFRCILYDTTDKIRAEKAQNLYYSIANLTVKSDNLENLYYNIHKELGKVIEVKNFYITLYNQEKNYLHFPYYVDEDLQGEIRMTQRRVGKGLTEYAMFYNEPLFLYEEQIQQLIQENNLEIFGAIPKVWLGVPLKIENRIIGIIAVKCYKSRTTYTIRDLELLDFISGQIALAIERKQNEDKLQKQTARLNAIFESGTHLMWSINRKMHLTSFNRNYADAIEGQYGMKPQLLSNADRVRTQLMNDEQFSLWERKYEASFRGSPQYFEALMDDRDGKSVWREIYLNPIFLQDGTIEEVSGIAHDITHKKQAEIALMESEEKFRDIFESFQDIYYRSDLTGRILMISPSAYEVSGFRPFEIINKKITHFFTDVTKSRHVLRDLLRFGSVKNLEASFQTKSGAVLQFILNMRLVYDKDGQPVEIEGVARDITELKKSSEELLKAKEVAEKSLKVKESFLANMSHEIRTPMNGIIGMIDLLSDTHLQPKQQEYVQTVKKSSETLLHILNDILDLSKIEAGKMELHKAPMSLELTIEKLYALFSQQANSKRNQLHYFIEPEIPKYIIADETRLLQILSNLTSNAIKFTEGGDIRLHVSLVQSKGKVKKFKVNVSDTGIGIAAENLSLLFNTFSQVDNSSSKSYAGTGLGLSIAKELCRMMNGEIGVTSAPERGSTFWFTFEAKETNTSPVNAPAENFDFKAGDQFKKAAPYILITDDNIVNQKVASEILIKSGCKLEVASTGQEAIERVQETYADPDKQMYDLIFMDIQMPDMDGIEATRQIKNLGIPKLPPIIAMTAYSMKEDRERFMSQGMDDYIPKPIRANTLIAKVKEWFEPARKKATVSKSKKQEKVVKAVTIKPDKLQKPVEQKAAVTKIPVINAEIVAQLKKFGGADLVASVFEDFENETGELLHELNIFLNANDQTKILSNLHTLKGSAGTIGADRIANQAKLSEGKLKNKEFIDLNTDLQLLQELFVEFQQEYKNFITD; encoded by the coding sequence ATGCAATCGTTAGTATATAAAAATAAGGCACAGTTGATTGAGGAGATAGAGCGGCTCAGGCAGCAGCTTGCCAGCATACAACAACCTGTAGACCAGCCAGAGCTGGCAGAAGCCATACCTGTATCTTCCCTCACCGATTATAATTCTGCACAGCATACTACCGACAGAAGCTGGGTGAAAAATGAGTCGCAGGAATACGACCAGAATTACCGGGCTATTTTTAATGCCAGCACCGATGCTATCTTTATTTTCAGTAGGAACGGATATATACTCGACGTAAATGAGAGTGCTTTACAGGTCTATCAGGCAACCAAACACGAGCTAGTTGGTTTACAGGCGGATGTTTTTTGTAAAAAATACGATTACCGGCTTGATAAACTTTCTGCCTTTCTGGAAGAAGCCTGGCAGGAAAAATCAGTTAAACTGGAATGGGAAGGAAAAACTCCTTCCGGACAGTTGCTGGCAAGGGAAATCATTTTTAAAAAAGGAATGTACCGGGGAGAAGAAGTAATTATCACTTATGGAAAAGATATTTCAGATCGAAGATTAGCAGAGAAAACCATCCGTGAAAGTGAGTCCCGCTTCCGTACCCTGGCCAATCATGCCCCGGTATTGCTGCGTATGACCGATGAACATAACCGGTTCTATTATTTCAGCAAACAATGGCTGCAATTTACCGGGCGTACCTTAAAAAAAGAGCGGGATATGGGGTGGCTTTCTCAGGTACAGCCAGATGATGCAGCCATGGTAAGCGATACGTTAGCAGCTGCATTCAGAAAGAAAAAGAATATTGAGGTCACCTACCGGCTCAAACGCAAAGATGGTACTTACCGCTGGATACTGGATAATGGTACGCCTCACTATGACGCAGAAGACCGGTTTAAAGGGTATATTTTTTCTGCCATAGATATTACCGAACGCAAGCTGGCTGAAGAGGAAAAACAAAGGGAAGAAGCACTCCGCAATGCAGATGAAACGTTTCATAAGGCACTGGAGGAAGTAAATTTAGTAGCGTTACGGGTTGAAAAAGACGGCACTATCTCTTTTTGTAATACCTATTTGCTTAATGCTACCGGCTTCACCAGGGAAGAAGTGATAGGAAAAAACTTTTTTGATTTTTTTGTACCTGCTTATGAAAGGGAAATTCGCCGGGAGGAATTTGCGAGAGCCTTAAAGAACGGAGGTTTTTTTGAAAATGTGGAACGTAGCATGCTCACCAGGGATGGCAAAGTGCGCTTTATTCAGTTCAGTTCAGTATTGCTCAATAGTCAGGAGGGAGAAATTACCGGTATTACCAGGATTGGCGAAGACATTACTGATAAAAGAAAAGTAGCCGAAACGCTTATCCGGAACCAGGCGCAGCTACAAGACCTGTTTGATAATGCCAACGACCTGATCCAGATTATTTCCATGCGGGGCGATATTCTGTTTGTAAACAAAGCCTGGAAGGAAAAGCTGGGATACAAAAACAGCGAGATTGAAACCATGAACCTTAAAGACATCGTGCATCCGGATTATGGAAAATCTACCCTGCGCATGTTCAGGCGGATTGTGAAAGGAGAAAAGCTGTTTAAATTCCAGACGGTGTTTGTGAGCAAGGAAGGAAAAAGTATTCACCTGGCCGGTAGTGTGAGCTGTAAGTATGAAGATGGCCGTCCTACCGCTTTCCGCTGTATTCTGTATGATACTACCGATAAAATCAGGGCAGAAAAAGCACAGAACTTATATTACAGCATTGCCAACCTCACCGTAAAAAGCGATAACCTGGAAAATCTGTATTATAATATCCACAAGGAACTGGGCAAGGTAATCGAGGTGAAGAACTTTTATATTACCCTCTATAACCAGGAAAAAAACTATCTGCATTTTCCCTATTATGTAGACGAAGATTTGCAAGGAGAAATCCGCATGACCCAGCGTCGTGTGGGAAAAGGTTTAACGGAGTACGCTATGTTTTATAATGAGCCTTTGTTTTTGTACGAAGAGCAAATTCAGCAGCTTATTCAGGAAAACAACCTGGAGATTTTTGGCGCTATTCCCAAAGTATGGCTGGGCGTTCCGCTGAAAATTGAGAACCGCATCATTGGAATTATCGCAGTAAAATGCTACAAAAGCCGCACTACCTATACCATACGCGATCTGGAATTACTCGACTTTATTTCCGGCCAGATCGCACTTGCTATTGAACGGAAACAGAACGAAGATAAACTCCAGAAACAAACAGCCAGGCTGAATGCAATTTTTGAGAGTGGAACCCACCTGATGTGGTCTATCAACCGGAAAATGCACCTGACTTCATTCAACCGGAATTATGCGGATGCCATTGAAGGACAGTATGGCATGAAACCACAGCTTTTATCTAATGCCGACCGGGTGCGAACCCAACTAATGAATGATGAGCAATTTTCGCTGTGGGAACGTAAGTATGAAGCCTCCTTCCGGGGAAGTCCACAATATTTTGAGGCATTAATGGATGACCGGGATGGTAAAAGCGTATGGCGCGAAATCTACCTCAACCCCATTTTCCTGCAGGATGGCACCATTGAAGAAGTTTCCGGTATTGCCCACGACATTACCCATAAAAAGCAGGCTGAAATTGCTCTGATGGAAAGTGAAGAGAAATTCCGGGATATTTTCGAATCTTTCCAGGATATTTACTACCGTTCTGACCTGACTGGCCGTATTCTGATGATCAGCCCTTCCGCCTATGAAGTGAGTGGTTTCCGGCCTTTCGAAATCATCAACAAAAAAATCACCCATTTCTTTACTGATGTTACCAAAAGCCGGCATGTATTACGGGATCTGCTCCGATTCGGCAGCGTAAAAAACCTGGAAGCCAGCTTCCAGACCAAGAGTGGCGCTGTATTGCAATTTATCCTGAATATGCGCCTGGTATATGATAAAGATGGACAACCGGTAGAGATTGAAGGAGTAGCCAGGGACATTACGGAACTCAAAAAATCTTCGGAAGAACTACTCAAAGCCAAGGAAGTGGCCGAAAAATCGCTGAAGGTGAAGGAAAGCTTTCTGGCCAATATGAGCCACGAGATCCGTACGCCGATGAATGGCATTATTGGCATGATAGACCTGCTGAGCGATACACATTTGCAGCCTAAACAACAGGAATATGTGCAAACGGTGAAAAAATCATCAGAAACCCTGTTGCACATTCTCAACGATATTCTGGATCTTTCCAAAATTGAGGCCGGTAAAATGGAGCTACACAAAGCACCTATGTCACTGGAACTGACGATTGAAAAATTATATGCATTATTCTCGCAACAGGCAAATTCCAAACGCAATCAGCTTCATTATTTTATAGAGCCTGAAATTCCCAAATATATCATAGCCGACGAAACCAGGCTCTTGCAGATATTATCTAACCTGACATCGAATGCCATCAAATTCACGGAAGGAGGCGACATCCGCCTGCATGTATCGCTGGTTCAGAGCAAAGGCAAGGTGAAGAAATTCAAGGTAAATGTAAGTGATACCGGAATTGGCATTGCCGCGGAAAATTTGTCACTGCTGTTTAATACATTCAGCCAGGTAGACAATTCTTCTTCAAAATCGTATGCCGGAACCGGTTTAGGTCTTTCCATTGCTAAGGAACTGTGCCGGATGATGAATGGAGAAATAGGCGTAACTTCTGCCCCAGAACGCGGAAGTACATTCTGGTTTACCTTTGAAGCCAAAGAAACCAATACAAGTCCAGTGAATGCACCTGCCGAAAACTTTGATTTTAAGGCCGGAGACCAGTTCAAAAAAGCGGCTCCCTATATTCTCATTACCGATGATAATATAGTAAATCAGAAAGTGGCCAGCGAAATACTCATTAAATCCGGGTGTAAGCTGGAAGTAGCCAGTACCGGACAGGAAGCAATAGAAAGAGTGCAGGAAACCTATGCAGACCCGGACAAGCAAATGTATGACCTCATCTTTATGGATATACAAATGCCGGATATGGATGGGATTGAAGCGACCAGGCAAATAAAGAATTTAGGGATTCCTAAGCTTCCACCTATTATTGCCATGACGGCCTACTCGATGAAGGAAGACCGGGAACGGTTTATGAGCCAGGGCATGGACGACTATATTCCCAAACCTATCCGGGCTAATACTTTAATTGCCAAAGTAAAAGAATGGTTTGAGCCAGCCAGGAAAAAAGCAACAGTGTCTAAATCAAAGAAACAGGAGAAAGTAGTAAAAGCCGTTACCATCAAACCTGATAAGCTGCAGAAACCTGTTGAACAGAAAGCGGCAGTTACTAAGATTCCGGTAATCAATGCTGAAATTGTAGCGCAGTTGAAAAAATTTGGTGGGGCAGATCTAGTAGCCAGCGTTTTCGAAGATTTTGAGAATGAAACCGGCGAACTTTTGCACGAGCTGAATATCTTTTTAAATGCCAATGACCAGACTAAAATTTTAAGTAATTTGCACACGCTCAAAGGCAGTGCAGGCACGATTGGCGCCGATCGGATTGCCAATCAGGCTAAATTGTCGGAGGGCAAACTCAAAAACAAGGAATTCATTGATTTGAACACAGATTTGCAATTGTTGCAAGAGTTATTTGTTGAATTTCAACAAGAGTATAAAAATTTCATAACAGACTAA
- a CDS encoding DUF3471 domain-containing protein gives MKKQIINVGICLVLAFTTLHCAKKTTTSQASTTDQSQTSTSAASSSTSASTEAADLNVYAGKYKMQSDQVGMITITVENNKIYGEAEGQPKTEIKPEGRDSFNVPDFNAKVIFSRDSNQKVSGLTLYINGGEVSGDKVE, from the coding sequence ATGAAAAAACAAATCATCAACGTTGGCATATGTCTGGTGTTAGCGTTTACTACTCTGCATTGTGCTAAAAAAACAACCACTAGCCAGGCTTCCACTACAGACCAAAGCCAGACTTCTACCTCCGCTGCTTCCAGTTCTACGTCTGCATCAACTGAGGCAGCTGATCTAAATGTCTATGCAGGTAAATACAAAATGCAATCCGACCAGGTGGGTATGATTACTATTACTGTAGAAAATAACAAAATCTATGGAGAAGCAGAGGGGCAGCCTAAAACTGAGATAAAACCGGAGGGAAGGGATTCTTTCAATGTGCCAGATTTTAATGCCAAGGTAATATTCAGCCGGGATAGTAATCAGAAGGTGAGTGGCCTTACTTTATACATCAATGGAGGGGAAGTAAGTGGGGATAAAGTTGAGTAA